Genomic window (Pieris rapae chromosome 12, ilPieRapa1.1, whole genome shotgun sequence):
ttaaaatattatgcataaaaaataatttcagtcATATCTATtctatgatttatattaaatttcgatAGAGATTCATAGTTATTTCGATTAAGAAAGTTTTTTCTCTAAAATCAGTATGTTGGttgattaaaaaactaatcacTATAAAATAGCATCCATGGAAGAGTGGCACCCAGTCGTGTGTTTGTGAAGCCTATCTGTATTCTGTAATCTGTGAGCTTTCAATTCAAAGACAAGATTAACTTATTAACTAACTCGTATCTGTCAAACACTACCAATCGGcagataaaaaagatataaaatacaatattgattttaaaaccagAGATGATGTTTAGTATTGAATTATTGATAAAGCAGTGTAAGGCACGTTTAGATGGCgggtaaatgatttttttaattaactgtccaATATCAAGTTGCATAAATTTACctgaaacaatataaatggatttttttattccgAAAGAGCTAAATTTACAGTCACTCAGACTGTAAATTTTCAACCAATTCTAGgcattatgttaatgtttcaaaatattagtaaacaTACTGAATAGTTAGAAATTTATACTTTCAGAATAACGTAGTATTTTGCTAACATGTTGAAAGTACGctcaaaactaaataaatctgtGTTAGCATTTGTTAGTAATCATGCATAAACTCACAAATCAGTACTTTTGTAAATCCTCCATTTCGGCAGTATCAGCCTTGTGTCCGCCCAACTCTGCGAGTCTAGAATTCTTCCACCTTCCGTCGTCGCCGTTCATATTGCGGTCCTCGCACACGCAGAGGAATAGAGAATCCACTACCATCTGTAATTTAACTAGATATTTAGACAAAAGgctatttgaaattttaaaaaccatttcagattatatattacttaacaaattgttatttaaaaattaaaaacaatgataatTTCAACAACCCGCCAAAACGTATCTCTaggcaagatggcgtcgcaaCAATCTCTTCGTCGTACCATGCCTATCACTTTATTAACTGTCAATTTGTTctcattttgaaattaaacatttactatGTTTCGAACAAAAACAGTCTTCGACGAAATTTATCTGCAAGGGGTTTAGTCTAGATGCCTTAAGTCTTAACAATGGTGTATGTAGGAAGTCGAAAcgtaaatttgttaaaaaaaaattgacgacACGaaatgtcattttcatacaaatttattaaattcaccCATTATAGATATTAAGGATTACTatcaataacatttaatttgtcattattattttctataacatGAACTTACCTCATAAAGCGACAAAATGCAGTGTGCGATGAAGAAtgaaaaaatgcaaataaccAAAGTGGGAACAGCGAAGAAATGCAAATCCGAATTCCTTTTGAGCAGCAACAGCCCAATGATTCCAGTCAATGCAGTCACGATGCACTTTCCAAGGAATAATATGAAATCACCCACACTGTTTATCGTCGCTACTTGGAGGGCATTGTTGACTATTGTACTGAAAgcctacaattttataatcatttttagtaaagtttttttagttGAGTATATATGGCCagtacttttttcttttttgagaATTTATGGccagtaaaattttaattaccataAACAGCAAACTCACCTTAGCAGCCGCTTTACAAAAATGACATCTCTCAATACTAATAATTGTATAGGCATTGTGGTTTAAATAGCGTATAAATTTCTCCAAACAATAGAAGCAACAAATACCGCATTTGAGGCCACATTTCGCACAATCCGAACCCTTTTCCGCTCTCGAAgataatctaaaatataattaacggTTTCATTAAAAACGAGAAAGttctttgaataattttgaatgTACACTAAagcattatatataacatatattatcttatatccaaagagtttaaaatatgtatttttttcacaatatttttgatgtaaatatgattatttcaTTTGACGCGGAGATTtctcaaatattatttctgcAGTGTGAAATTTACTGTCAAGTCCATAAAATAGCTAACTGCACATGTTTCAATTgtgttattaaatgaaactaaatgaCTGTATTAAATTCGTGTTTCTAGATTTTGAATTGTTCTATTCAAACTGTTACAACATGTTAGAAAGTAACCAATTTTTAGTTCAAAATTCTGTCACGAGAGGGGTTATtactacttttaaatatatttacttcttGGTTAGTCTcagaaaaaattgtattctcttagggcctgtttcacaatgagttccaaataagctatttattacttattagaaGCTATCGCTTTTCTAGATTCTTTTAAGAAGTATCTTAAAAGAATCTAGAAAAGCGGGATATCTCAAAAGCTGTTTGTTGCGTAAGGATTTTGAGAGTTCGAGTTTGTGAATCTTttatcaacaatttttttaaatgtatatttgtctattaaattatttacttattttctgTATCATATATACTGTTTATCTATGtgatctgttttggctttctgtattgtcttagtgttttgtcttataatatgtaggtatataagctgtaagattacttataattaaataaaaaaatcatacttaGCGTGTAAATAGGTGAGTATCAAGCGCGGTATCTTGAACAATGTAATCAGGAAGGATCCCTTGGCTACAGAACCCAAGTGATATTTCAAAAGCTTCCCAATCGAATACATCACTGGTGAGGGGTGCGTGTTCGTACctctaaaaaacaaatacaatatgaGATATTTCTGACAAATACCTCGCGATCAGGGCCGGAGATTTCTCTCTTCTTCGGACGGAAAGCATTTATTTCAAGAAATTAGAACTCTCAAGCGTATtgatagtattattttatttttaatataacagggAGAAATCGAGCAAAAACTCGCCTGATGTTAAAGGCttgtattcactttgattagtgcgagtgcaaatgattaattattgaatatttatgttGATTGGTGCAGATGTGTAATGTCCAATTATTCACTTCACTTCACTTTATTCACGGTCTGTGATTATCGTATTTAATGATTACGTCAACCTtaatgtttacttttttacacatgttacccacgtattgtcttgtactttaccctctgtagatgtttctgttttttattgttccatattagggtTGCTTGGAACAAATCGtctgttagcgataaggccgcctgttgcctaataacttatCTAACCTACTttacgtataatataaataataattatgtatattatggtaacgaagacggtaaataaataaatatttttgagagcAAGGGTTGgaataaattgcagtaaatctgcttaagCAATAGTTGAACAGTGGTATGGGCTTCCGAAAAGCATCCTAAATAAACCTTACCTAAAGTACCAATGCGAGACTGCACCAGCAATGGTCATCTGTTGACAGCCGAGAATAAACTCGCTCCCCCATACAAGGCAAATAAGACACATCCACCACATACTCTTCACCCACATTGGATTGAACTCTATTGGATCTAGAATATAGcctaatataaacaaaatatacgtaaATGAAACAGATAACAGATATAATATCATTGAACATCTAATGTGGCAGCATTTAagaatatactttatttctttagAAATAAGGTTGCTTTCTGTTTGAAAGAAAGGTACCGCCCACCGACGATATCATTCAAGACatatactagctgcccccgcgaacatCATTTCTCCTTAACGCATAGCCAACCTTTTTAGtgcataccaacatggaacattttgctatgctaccacAGAGattgttcggttttccggaatgaaaacttttaaggctgttctgtgaattttctatttaaacctCTGAGTTCATGTCATAcgcttttaataaacaaataggtGTTAATtgtagagggttgaaaattaagagtggtatgtatttttgtatgctgtattataaaaaaaatagtctaaaaaatttaaaaaatatattattgggCTGGACACACCTTACCGCTTAGGGGtttgaaagatagatagtagtcgattctcagacctaatgaatatgcataataaatttcataagaagcggtcgagccgtttcggagacgacacgagaattttatatacagaCAGATGTACTTAGAAAAGTAAGTTAAGTTGTAACAAGgtctattttactattttattaatccatTTAAAGGCGTTTACAAAGGATATCGGGATGGATACCAattgtaatactttttattttaaatatgcactGATTAGATCTGCGAATTGAGAAATCTTTACCTGCAAATATGAGAAATGGGtcgcattttttaaatccgcGATTAGTGAAAACTCGACAGAAGGAAGCTCGAATAATCAAATAGTAtgctaattaattatgaactaatttaacttaaaagtatttaaattcaatggCAGCGCCATTCCTCCgacatatatgtaaaaaaaatatgaatcaaTACAAGCGAGTTCAAATGGCTATTTTAAAAGTCAAATATACTTTCAATGTTCATGAACTACATTTTTACTACtactattttctaataaattacacgaaagaatatataaaataaccttTAAGCAGACTGTGCAATGATCGGGGTAGTAGCTACTTcacctattaaaaattaatggcATTAGGATTTGACTTTAGGAAataacacttaaaataatgcgtaataaaaagataatatatatactcgTACAGGCCAAAAAAATCCTTCTTCAGTCTCCTTTTTCTGTGACAACTCTATTACGCTTTAAAAACCGATACTGATAACCAATCATATGCAGAAATAGGCTATCTACTCGTAATTTAGGGGGAAAAGATATCTTGCGGGGTTTTAGGAGGTACAACTTAGGCGTACCttatacaacatttaaaaaccttCAAATTCTCCGAAATTGAAGTTTTATACTACatgaatgtatttttgatgCATATTTGGATTTTATCTCTCAAATCTTTGTATAACAAAACGgttttaatctatatttagGGGCATTTGAATGTATTTAGAGGCAACATTCTGTAAGAGTTGGCAACACTGACGTCATTATAGTCCAGTAATCTcgatgtttaatataaaatttaaattaaattatttttatacataaataaaataaggcgaatcaattaattacattagttCCGTTCGTCTTTccgtatttgtaaattattaaaaactgaaaaaGCAACCTTGGTTTCAACAATCGAGGTGAATGACGTAATACATAATACCTTCTATATAAATGAGTCAACctgcaatgtttttatgaCTAACAAAAGATACattgttaacattttgtatacTTTCTAGGTAAGGGTAAACCGAATCTAGACCGAGGCTAAAAGTAACGTTTACACTCGAGTATATAAGTGTAACATTTAAAagtgaatgtatttttttgtaaatttcataaataaatctaaaacacaatttaaaggGCTTTGTTTCATAATCCTCACATCAAAACTAACCATACAAAAAACACAGTTTTATATCGCGCAGCCCGCACATACAATGACCAATATTTAAGTCTTGACTAGTTAAGCCTAtcgcaaaatatatttaaaattagtattaagaatatccaaaGCGCAAAATCATCTGCATCTTCACcaaattaggtattacttagttaaaataaaaatacgtttattttggaacataagatcaccaaggtatcacttattccaggtcattaaatttgaacctgtaggcatccctctCACTcaactcatcggcaaagaagacagagggtgtaggccgagagaaaaagccggcgtaaaactctcggtacttttattaaaaaagcaaatcatctatcaattctacaatatttaaaagaaatatagcaaatttattagaagtagcctgcccagcactagtcccaggcccttttatcaactagataatcgctaactttatagttagcctttttacacagcttttcttaaataaatttattaaatttattaaaaggcagaaataaaatagcctcttgaattttattaaagaagagttttcccaaaaaagagttaccaacttattaataatattcattgcTTTTTCCTTTTTGTAGATGTTTGAAccattatgtaaatatgtacctataccatctttggctatattatAAGTACCACTATATGTAATTGttggtttttatatgtttttattagctgtaggattaataattaaaaaaaacatttgtgcaattcacacatggtagaagtgaaaccttcaaaaacaaatataaattaatcattttccactatctaaatgtgtgtgttctttaaaaacagtatattttaattatacattttaatttataagtttaatataaatctttaatttgacaaaaactaaaacaacgaaagtttgaaattcgatcaaaaaaaaagcggcagtaaatagaggctgtataatgcctcctatctcattttctcccacgttaaatcatatgatgaattgatgtttctgtctctctttaccgctgcatccggtttgaaatcacgacgattcgaaagaagtttatctatctcattttctcccacgttaaatcatatgaattaatgtttctgtctctttttactgtcgctttttcgttgcatccggtttgaaatcacaacgattctaaagaagtttcacttcaaaataataatattaatatttcttacttTTCAATTTCGCACTCTCATTATAAGTTTGCGCCTGCACAGCTGCATTGTCAATTTGATCTGGCATTATTGAGCCATTGATGAAgaagtttgttttatatggAATCCCTGGATAATTTGCAGTAGCTAGACATAcctacaaatacataatacattttaatagattCAGTATATCAACATTCTCTTATGGTTTCAAATCCAGCCATTTAAtggctaattaattaaaacatactcACAACAACTAATGACCAAAATGTAAAGAACAGCACGAGgaagaaaaatgtaataattggtTGAAGGAAGAGCGCTGGTATGGACCCAAGACAGTGAGCGGTCTCCTTAAACAGGGCTGCCAGGAATGATACTCGAGACCGCATCACCCAAACAAGAAGCAACAGGATaacctataattaaaataaattcctttttaaGATTCATTCAGTGTCTCATAACTGATCGATAGTTTGAAGCGGTTCAAAGGGGTGAGCCCTGAGGATAtgtactgtaatttttttacactaaTTACTTAAACATCTTGTTATTGTATTGTGTATTGTCTGTGAGTAATGTCGTCTGATGTCTTATACCGTAgggagaatttaaaaaaacaaatggaaCGTTAGAATAACATGTGAATTAGTGACCGAAACTAAGACTTGGCTTAAAGGCCTCGTTACCAGAccatcaaatttaaaaaaaaaactgatgtCTTAAGTTAAAAGGTATTTGTTCCCAAAGTTATGCCACTGGcacgttatttttaaatttcgaacatgattttatgaaaaaaaaccattatatttttgaatatttgactattgttttaaaaccaaaaacaATCACTTTCACGTAGTAATTTTTCACGATGGAATggatattaaaagaaaactgaaTATCTGTTATTGCGTTGCACAGCTGTG
Coding sequences:
- the LOC111002264 gene encoding choline transporter-like 1 isoform X3 — protein: MGCAQSEIAPQNEQPKKGCTDVLWLVIYVIFWILMIIVAAIAFVYGNPQRLINGYDSFGNTCGVVNNKKLINFPLAGISTVDKPYLFFLDIKELRKSLKICVKKCPSKKMETFTDIQTFYKETGSNLCRYDINLNTTTNNQGLNNYLGPCPVLPVYESFPLLNRCFPKTAKEVAQKVFTDFYDLLNSWDTIEQMLSDLYNSWKEMIICVIIAFIFSLIMVSILHLLATLVSWIFMIVVSIVSVAGTVLLWYTYHELRTKQRDFSDSTAFLAESFKNEKAFLWYSIIATIITVILLLLVWVMRSRVSFLAALFKETAHCLGSIPALFLQPIITFFFLVLFFTFWSLVVVCLATANYPGIPYKTNFFINGSIMPDQIDNAAVQAQTYNESAKLKNPIEFNPMWVKSMWWMCLICLVWGSEFILGCQQMTIAGAVSHWYFRGTNTHPSPVMYSIGKLLKYHLGSVAKGSFLITLFKIPRLILTYLHAKLSSRAEKGSDCAKCGLKCGICCFYCLEKFIRYLNHNAYTIISIERCHFCKAAAKAFSTIVNNALQVATINSVGDFILFLGKCIVTALTGIIGLLLLKRNSDLHFFAVPTLVICIFSFFIAHCILSLYEMVVDSLFLCVCEDRNMNGDDGRWKNSRLAELGGHKADTAEMEDLQKY
- the LOC111002264 gene encoding choline transporter-like 1 isoform X2, with translation MGCAQSEIAPQNEQPKKGCTDVLWLVIYVIFWILMIIVAAIAFVYGNPQRLINGYDSFGNTCGVVNNKKLINFPLAGISTVDKPYLFFLDIKELRKSLKICVKKCPSKKMETFTDIQTFYKETGSNLCRYDINLNTTTNNQGLNNYLGPCPVLPVYESFPLLNRCFPKTAKEVAQKVFTDFYDLLNSWDTIEQMLSDLYNSWKEMIICVIIAFIFSLIMVSILHLLATLVSWIFMIVVSIVSVAGTVLLWYTYHELRTKQRDFSDSTAFLAESFKNEKAFLWYSIIATIITVILLLLVWVMRSRVSFLAALFKETAHCLGSIPALFLQPIITFFFLVLFFTFWSLVVVCLATANYPGIPYKTNFFINGSIMPDQIDNAAVQAQTYNESAKLKSYILDPIEFNPMWVKSMWWMCLICLVWGSEFILGCQQMTIAGAVSHWYFRGTNTHPSPVMYSIGKLLKYHLGSVAKGSFLITLFKIPRLILTYLHAKLSSRAEKGSDCAKCGLKCGICCFYCLEKFIRYLNHNAYTIISIERCHFCKAAAKAFSTIVNNALQVATINSVGDFILFLGKCIVTALTGIIGLLLLKRNSDLHFFAVPTLVICIFSFFIAHCILSLYEMVVDSLFLCVCEDRNMNGDDGRWKNSRLAELGGHKADTAEMEDLQK
- the LOC111002264 gene encoding choline transporter-like 1 isoform X1, which gives rise to MGCAQSEIAPQNEQPKKGCTDVLWLVIYVIFWILMIIVAAIAFVYGNPQRLINGYDSFGNTCGVVNNKKLINFPLAGISTVDKPYLFFLDIKELRKSLKICVKKCPSKKMETFTDIQTFYKETGSNLCRYDINLNTTTNNQGLNNYLGPCPVLPVYESFPLLNRCFPKTAKEVAQKVFTDFYDLLNSWDTIEQMLSDLYNSWKEMIICVIIAFIFSLIMVSILHLLATLVSWIFMIVVSIVSVAGTVLLWYTYHELRTKQRDFSDSTAFLAESFKNEKAFLWYSIIATIITVILLLLVWVMRSRVSFLAALFKETAHCLGSIPALFLQPIITFFFLVLFFTFWSLVVVCLATANYPGIPYKTNFFINGSIMPDQIDNAAVQAQTYNESAKLKSYILDPIEFNPMWVKSMWWMCLICLVWGSEFILGCQQMTIAGAVSHWYFRGTNTHPSPVMYSIGKLLKYHLGSVAKGSFLITLFKIPRLILTYLHAKLSSRAEKGSDCAKCGLKCGICCFYCLEKFIRYLNHNAYTIISIERCHFCKAAAKAFSTIVNNALQVATINSVGDFILFLGKCIVTALTGIIGLLLLKRNSDLHFFAVPTLVICIFSFFIAHCILSLYEMVVDSLFLCVCEDRNMNGDDGRWKNSRLAELGGHKADTAEMEDLQKY